One uncultured Carboxylicivirga sp. genomic window, TCGTATTAATTATAGTTTATACGATCGCTACCTTCTTCAGGCAAACTTTAGAGCGGATGCATCTTCAATATTTGCTAAGTCTCAACGTTGGGGTCTGTTTCCATCTGTTTCGTTAGGATGGAAATTCAGTTCTGAATCATTTTTAGAAAATGTCGATTGGCTAACCATTGGTAAAATCAGATTGGGTTGGGGACAATTAGGAAACAATCGTATTGATGAATTATCACGATATACATTGATCGACACCGGGACCAATGGATCTTATGGTTATCCGTTTGGTGTTGGAAACCACGTGATTTATGCAGGAATGGCGTCGTCTTCATTAGGTAATTCGGATATTGTTTGGGAAAAAACCGAAACTTATAATGCCGGATTGGATTTAAGCATGTTTCGCAACAGACTTACCACAACCATAGAAGTGTTTGATAAGCTTACTTCAGATATGCTTTTGCGGGTGCCAATTAGTGTGTCGGCAGGAGTAAGTGAAGCTCCAATGACTAACGCCGGATCTGTAAGTAACCGAGGAATAGAATTCAATGTTAATTACAAAGGTTCGATTCGTAACCTGAAATATGATCTGGGATTCAATATCTCCCATATCAAAAACGAGGTTGTAAGTCTGGGTACAGGAAATGAACCAATTTATGGATCATATTTGTCGGAATCCAGCATCCTTGATTTTGTTACTAAAACAGAAGTGGGTCGACCTATTGGTAGTTTTTATGGATATGTTACCGATGGAATTTTTAACACCTACGAAGAAATAGAAGCAAGTGCTCAATATGAGGCTGATAAGAATAGTTTTGAGCAAACTGCCCAACCCGGCGATTTTAGATTTAAGGATTTAAATGGTGATAATGTTATTGATTCAGAAGATCGTACATTTCTCGGTTCACCACATCCTGATTTTATGTTTGGAGTGCCGATTGCTTTAAGCTATAAAAATTTCGATTTGAATATTTTCTTCTATGGACAATATGGCAATAAGATATTTAATGTAATGGATTATTATCTGAGCAATGCGGCTAACGGAAATGTTTACGCCGATTTAAGAGATAATCAATGGTCGGGGCAACTTCGTGAAGATCGTGCTTATTTTCCTTTAAATACTACCGGTGCAACGGTACCTGATTTGAGAACATCAGATAGAAACAGAAATTTCAGATCGTCGGATTTTCTGGTACAGGATGGCTCATATATCCGATTACAGGATGTTCGACTCAATTATAATTTTAATGAAGCTGTTTTAAATCGTTTATCATTAACTGGTTTTTCAGTGTTTATTGGAGCTAATAACTTGTTTACCTGGACTAAATACAAAGGGTTTGACCCTGAAGTGGGTAAGGTTGTTGGTACCGACAGCAATAACCTGGCATTGGGAGTTGATCATGGTAATTATCCTCAATCCAGAACATTTACTATTGGATTTAAAATCAGTTTATAAAATAGTTGCAATGAAGAAAATAAGTTTATTTCAATTATTCATATTATCCGTTTTTGCATTAACATTTTCAGGGTGTCAGGATTTTCTTGAGAAAGAAGTGTTAGGTCATGCAACGGATGAGAATTTCTATAATACTAAATTTAAGTTACAGGCTGCTCTTGATGCTACATACAATGTGCTGCAGACAGATCAATTCAATTCTTGTGACTGGAGATTTGGAGAAGCATGTGGTGATGATGTATGGGGAGGTGATGAAAGTCTGACCAGCCAGCAGGGGCAGTTGTCTCATTTCTTGTTTAATACTTCCAATGACTGGATTTTAAGTAGGTATGAGATTAATTATGAAGGTGTAAATAAAGCCAATCAGGTAATTGCGAATGCCCATCGGGTTCAACTGTCAAATGATGATTACTCTGAATACAAAGAAGTTCGTCAGATTCTTGGGCAAGCTAAATTTTTAAGAGCATTGTTTTATTTTAATCTGGTAAAAACCTATGGAGGTGTTCCTATTCGACCAGAGAAAGAGTCCATTGATAGTCTGATAGTTCCACGGAGTACCGCAGAAGATGTATATGCATATATAGAAAAAGACCTTAGAGAGGCTGCAATCATGTTACCGGCTCGTTTTACGGAATCAAATGCTGGTAAAGCAAGCGCAGCATCTGCAGTTGCTTTGTTGATGAAGACGTTGCTTTATCAAACTACACCAGGCGAACCATCTGATGAATGGGATGAAATAGTGAAGCTGGGTGGCTACTTTGTTGATGGTGATGATATGACCTATGGATCAATCCTTAATTATGATGGAGGAGAAGATTGGGAGGCATTGAGAAAACGTTTGTGGTTTAAACCAGAAGAAGTAAACGGAGCAACAGATCCTTATGAGACAACAGCCACTTTACTACCTCAGTTAAACAATGCTTACACATTAGAATATGTTGATTACATGGGAGCCAGTATCACATATGATGAAATGTTTTATCAGACTGGCGAGTTTAACGGCGGGTCTGTGTTTGAAATCGTGTTTAAAGAATCAGCTGATGGTTCCGGTGGTGATGTTAATGAGGGAAGTGGGGTTTACGGAAGCATGTGGTATAGTCCACCGGTTGTGTTTACCAATGCCAGCCTGATTGATGATATTTTTGGAAACGACCCTCGCAGAACATTGTGTCTGACTCATAATGATTATGCTCCTGATGGTGGTGTTTGTTTTTGCGGGCCAGGAAAATATGTAACCCTTAAATGGTATACTCCTGTCAAAGAGAGACCACAATATAGTGGCGATAATGGCAAGAACAGGCGTTTGATTCGTTTCCAGGAAGTGGTTTTGACTTATGCTGAAGCCCTAAATGAAACGGGGAATAGAGAAGCAGCCCTTACTCATTTAAATAGAGTTAAAACAGAAGCAAATACCATTAATGGTACATCCACTTTATATATTGCTGGTGGTTATGGCTATATGAGAGACCAGATTTGGAGTGAACGAAGAAAAGAACTTTGTTTCGAGTGGGATCGATTCTTCGACCTGGTTCGTCAACGAAGAGCAGCTGAAGTAATCAAAGAATATGGAGCCAACAGGGCTAATAAGAGGGGATATTATTTTAGAAAAGGGGTGAATGAATTGTTTCCAATTCCTCAAAAGGAAATTGATATTTCAAATGGTGTCATCACTCAAAACCCTGGATATTAATTTGTAATTGATATGAAAATGAAAAATAGATTATATTCTTTTCTGATAGTCATTACTGTATTAGTATTGGCCTCTTGTGAGAAAAATGAAACTCCTTCTGATCCGTTGGCAATGTTTTCAATCAGTAGTACGGATTTGGAAGTTAATGAATCAATGGAAATTAATTTCACTGGTCATGCTGATCAGGTTGTTATTTATACCGGAGATGTATCGCACAATTACAATCTGATTACAGAGAGTAATACCGGATTTGTTGTAAATAAAAACTACTTCACCTATGCATTTGCCACACCAGGTAAATATAAAGTGGTTTGTGTTGCTTCAACTTATAATGATTTAGCTGAAGATCTGAAGCGAGATACGACCTCCGTTATGGTTACTGTTATTGATGACAATACCAATATTGATAATATCTCATGCAACCAGATTGTATATGATGAGGTTTTTGCCAATCGCATGAATGATGAATGGCTGATGGTACTTCCGCGTAAAGTGAAATTTAAAAATTATCAGGTTCCGGTTTCTTTATCACAGCGCTTAAAGTTCTATACCGAATCAGACTCAATGAAGTTGTATATCAATGATGAAGAATATAACCAAACAACTAAGTATGATTTAAGCGAAGTTCTTGATATCAGTGTTCAATCGTATGAAGGAACCAATCGTAGTTATGCTTTATATACAGCCTATTATCCCGAATTTTCTTCATTTAAAA contains:
- a CDS encoding RagB/SusD family nutrient uptake outer membrane protein, which encodes MKKISLFQLFILSVFALTFSGCQDFLEKEVLGHATDENFYNTKFKLQAALDATYNVLQTDQFNSCDWRFGEACGDDVWGGDESLTSQQGQLSHFLFNTSNDWILSRYEINYEGVNKANQVIANAHRVQLSNDDYSEYKEVRQILGQAKFLRALFYFNLVKTYGGVPIRPEKESIDSLIVPRSTAEDVYAYIEKDLREAAIMLPARFTESNAGKASAASAVALLMKTLLYQTTPGEPSDEWDEIVKLGGYFVDGDDMTYGSILNYDGGEDWEALRKRLWFKPEEVNGATDPYETTATLLPQLNNAYTLEYVDYMGASITYDEMFYQTGEFNGGSVFEIVFKESADGSGGDVNEGSGVYGSMWYSPPVVFTNASLIDDIFGNDPRRTLCLTHNDYAPDGGVCFCGPGKYVTLKWYTPVKERPQYSGDNGKNRRLIRFQEVVLTYAEALNETGNREAALTHLNRVKTEANTINGTSTLYIAGGYGYMRDQIWSERRKELCFEWDRFFDLVRQRRAAEVIKEYGANRANKRGYYFRKGVNELFPIPQKEIDISNGVITQNPGY